The stretch of DNA CATCAACGACACGCAAGCGCGAAAAGCCGCCGCGCGCAAGAGCCACCGCAAACGAACACTGCGAAAACTACAGGCCCTCGGCATCACCCTCGAACACCTGACGCGATGCGGATGGCAGAATACTTAGAGTTGTAGTACTAAAGTTCTTGATGCCGCTGATTATCTTGATTCCAGGGTTGATTGCACCCAAGCTGTACCCCGGCTTGGACCGCCCGGATCTGGTGTTCCCCACGCTCGTCAAAGATCTGTTGGCGCCTGGATTTGTTGGACTTGTCATGGCGGCCCTGATTGCAGCCGTGATGTCGCATGTCTCCGGCGCAGTGAACTCGTGTACGACAATCGCGACGATTGACATTTACCTACCGTACCTTCACCGAGGCGCCAGCGAAGCACAGGCCGTCCGATTCGGTCGGATTGTGGGCGCATTTGCCGTTGTTGTCGGCATTATCGGCGCTAGTGCACTCGCCCGCCACGGCGACAAACCGGTTTTCCTCTATCTCCTCAACGCGTACGGATACTTTACTCCGGGAATTGCCGCGATGTTCTTGTTAGGAATCTTGTGGAAGCGCACAACTCACGCTGGAGCGATTACCGCGGGCTTGCTGACGATTCCACTTTCCGTCGCGCTTGAATTACTCGTACCACAATTGCCGTTTTTCAACCGGACTGGAATTGTTTTTTGGGTCTGCATGGCCAGTTGTGTGGCCATCAGTTTATGGACGAAGCCCAAGTCCGATCCGGAACTGGCGGGCTTGATCTGGAGCAAGGACAGTGTGCGTTTGCGACCGGAAGAGAGGTCGCAAGCGAGGGGCCTGCGAAACCCAGTAATTTGGTGGGCCGTGGTCACGGCGATGGTGCTGTACTTATACATCACCTATCCGTAAAGCTTGATGTGTTTGGAACATATTTACAACCTGGGGTAAATTGCAAAGGAGCAACATAATGTCGAACGATTCAGTTAACCGCCGCCGGTTTTTGGGGAATGTAGGCGCGTGTTCGTTAGGCCTTGCGGCAGCAAGTGGGCTGCACCAAGTCGCGGGAGCGGCAGAACCAGATCCGAAGATTTTCGGCGAACAAGGCGTAACTTCATCGAAACGTCCCCAAGGTGCCTGGAAGCCGGTCTCGGATCGAAAGATCCGCGTCGGCATTGTCGGCTCCGGTGTCTGCCAATTTGGCTCGGCATTTGGTTTTCAAGACCATCCCAACGTAGAGATTGTTGCAGTGAGCGACCTATTTCCCGATCGATGCGCTTCACTGTCGAAAGCATGCCATTGCGAAAAGAAGTATGAGTCCTTGGAAGAATTAGTCAAAGATCCCTTGATCGAGGCGGTGTTTGTCGCGACCGATGCGCCGAGCCATGCGCGGCATTGCATCGACGTTCTCAAACACGGCAAGCATGTTGCAACTGCTGTGCCGGCCGCCTACGGATCGTTGGAGGACGCGGATCGGCTGTTCGATGCGGTGAAGTCAAGCGGATTGAAATATATGATGTTCGAGACCAGCGCCTACCATCCGGCATGCTACGCCATGCGGCAGATCTATCAGGCCGGCGGCTTTGGTAAGATCCTGTATTCCGAGGGGGAGTACTTTCACTATTTTCGCGAGCCAATCCCCTCGTATCGCAATTGGAGAATTGGAATTCCACCGCAATGGTATCCTACACATTCGGCCGCCTATTACGTCTGCGTTACAGGCGGCAGTTTCACAGAAGTCTCCTGTTTCGCCACGCCGAGCATCTTGCGCGAGTTTCGGCCCGAGAACAATCAATATAAGAATTCGTTTGCCACCGAAATTGCGTTATTGCGAACCAGCGAGGGAGGCATGTCGCGGATGGCCGTAAGCTGGGACAGCAACGAGCCTGGTTGTGAAACAGGGCGGGTTCGCGGTGAACGCGGATCGATGTGGAATGGCAACTACGTCGGTGAGCTGAAAGAGCTGCCGAATCTTGAGCGCCCTCCCATACCGCCAAAAGTGCCGTTGGGCCATCACGAAGGTTCGCATGGGAATCTGATGCATGAGTTCGTTACGGCAATTCTTGAGGACCGGCAACCGCTGGTGGGAATCGGCGAAGCACTGAGCATGTCCGTCGCCGGCATCGTTGCCCACCAGTCGGCACTCAAGAACGGCGAATTGCTGAAAATTCCACAATACCAATTGCCGAAAACGTAGCGATCAGCCAGCCAGCGACTCCAGTTGTCGGATCGATCGATAGAGGTGCGGCGGACCTCAGCCATGATTTCACAGGGTCCGCACCGGCAGCCGTCGGCTACCACTACCACATTTTCAGCCAGATTCACCAATCGGTTGACGTCTTGCGTCAAGACTTGGAGGTTGTGGCGCTAGTCGCTTGATCTCACAACCTGTCACAATCGCCATGTATTTCTGGTTTATTGCTCTTACGCCGCACGCTTGGCAACCATGCCACGGCGATGCTCGTCGAAACGCGATACAACCAGGGCGGCGTTTTGGCCGCCGAAGCCAAAGCTGTTGCTGAGAACGTGTCGACAGGAACGTTCGCGCGCCACATTGGGAATGTAATCGAGATCGCATTCAGGGTCCGCGGTCTCATAGTTGATCGTCGGCGGCAAAACGCCGGTGCGAATTGCCATGACGCCGACCACCAGTTCGATCGCCCCGCCGGCCGTGGTGAAATGCCCGAGCATGCTCTTGGTGCTGGAAACGGGGACGTGGTACGCGTCGTCGCCAAACACACGCTTGATCGCCAACGTTTCAATCTTGTCGTTAAGCACCGTGCCTGTACCGTGGGCGTTCACATAACTAATCTGCTCTGGATTTAGCGCTGCGTCCTTAAGCGCCAGCGCCATGCAACTGGCAGCGCCGCGGCCCTCAGGGTGAGCGTCGGTAACGCGGTAGGCGTCTTGTGCGCTGCCGTAGCCGGTGAGTTCGGCGAGAATTTCCGCCCCGCGACGTTGGGCATGTTCGAGCGATTCGAGCACGACCATCGCGGCTCCTTCGCCCACGACAAAGCCGTCGCGGTCGCGGTCGAACGGGCGGACGGCGTGAGCCGGATCGTTGTTTCGTTGCGACAGCGCGCTGAGCCGATGAAAGCCGCTGATGCCGAACGGGTGAATCATGCTGTGGGCTCCGCCGGCCAGCATGATATCGACTTCGCCGCAGCGAATCATTGCGGCCGATTCCCCGATCGCCGTGGTGCTTGAAGCACAAGCGGCAATACAATTGGCATTCGGGCCTTGGGCATTGAATCTCGCGGCCAGGTGTGCCGCCGGCATATTTAATTCCAATTCCGCTTCGTCTTGAGGTTGCCACAAACGAACGGCTTGCTCGGTGAATTTTTCCGGCCTGAATTCCTCGCCCTCGATCGAGCCGGCCATCATTTGGGCGAATTGATTCCAATCTTGATACGTTTCGCCGCAGCCAAGATAAACTCCGAAGCGGAGCGGGTCGAACTTCGCAGTGCCACCGTCGTTCAGGCCAGCATCGTGAACAGCCCTTATGCCCGAAGCAACGGCAAAGAGCGTTTGCCTCGGGTGATGCTGCCAGCGGGCAGGATCTTCGCCGACCTCTGCGATGCTCCAGTCTTTCACTTCCGCGGCAATTTGCACAGGAAAGCGGCTGGCGTCGAACAGCGTGAGGCGGCCGACACCGGAACGGCCATCAGTCAGACGGCCCCAAACTTCGCGCACGCTTGAGCCAAGCGGCGTGACGCATCCAACTCCGGTAATAACGACTCGACGATGTTTCACTTCGACTCCGTAAACGCACCATGTCGCAAGCTATCTGTGGCCGCAGGCATGCTGGCGCGAAATTGAGACAAAATCGGGTGGAAGGATACCGAACAGGCGGGATTCGACCAAGATCGATCGACCGCAAGAAATCCCAGCATTACCGTCGGTAGATTTTACCCAATAAACCCAAATTACCAAGACGCCATTTCAATCTGAAATGGTGATTGACAATAAAAACTAGCATCCATGCTGTTGGCTGGGCGGTCGACAGAGTCGATAGAGTATGAGTTGGGATTGCGATAGCCCAGGACTTTCGGACAGCTTTTCATCCAAGCCGTTCAATGAACCATCAAGACTTGGCCGTCGCTTTTTTTCTCGCTCCGCGGCGGGCAGGCTTTTTCGACGGCCCTGCGGCGGCTCGGTCGGCCAGCAGTTTGACTGCCATCTCAAAGGTCACTTCTTCGGGAGGCGTATTTTTTGGCACTGTGGCGTTCGTCGTGCCGTCGGTCACGTACATGCCGTAGCGGCCGTCGAGCAGTTGGACTTGATTTTTCGTGACGGGAGATTCCGCGAACACTTTCAGAGGTTCGCGTTTAGCGCCGAAGCCTCGCCGCGCCGCTTTCGGTTGCTTGAGCAGTTCGATGGCCTCGTGCATCGTAACCTCTAGGGGAGAAACGCCCGCCGGCAGCGATCGTGTCTCGTCGCCGCATTTGATGTAGGGGCCAAATCGCCCGTTGAACACGACCACCGGCTGCAGCATTTCAGGATGATTGCCCAACTCACGCGGCAGCGACAGTAGTTTCAACGCGGTCGCCAAATCGACCTGTTCCGGATTCATTCCTTTCAAGAGCGAAGCATTTTGCGGCTTCTCTTCGTCGTCCGGAGAGCCCCGCTGAACGTAAGGCCCAAACCGACCGACTTTCAAATAGACCGGTTTGCCCGTGTCAAGACAGATGCCCAGCGGCTCTTCGCCTTGCGTCGCTTGAGCGAACAATTCACGGCACTTCTCCAAAGTAACTTCTTCGGGGGCCATGCCATCGGGAATCGAAGCCCGCTGTTCGCCTTGCTCGATAAACGGCCCGTAGCGGCCAACGCGGACAAAGATCGGTGCTTCGCCCACCGGTTCGGCGATTTTGATGCGGCTGACATCGCGCGCATCAATTTCGCCGGTTTTCGTTTCCAAATGTTGCTTCAGCCCTGGCTGGCCGTTGCCGAAGTAAAACCGCTTGAGGTAGTCCAAATGGGCGCGCTCGCCGCGACTGATGGCGTCGAGATCGTCTTCCATCTGAGCGGTGAATCCATAATCGACGAGTTCTTCGAGATGCTTTTCCAAAAGCTGTGTCACGGCAAACGCGGTCCATGTCGGCACGAGGGCATTGCTCTTCTTGAATACGTAATCGCGGGCCTGGATGGTGTCAATGATCGATGCATACGTGCTGGGCCGGCCGATGCCAAGTTCTTCGAGCGCCTTGGTCAGCGCTGCTTCGCTAAAGCGAGCCGGCGGCTGCGTTGTGTGACTCTTCGGCTGCAATCCTGGACCGGCGAGGCTCACTTTCTCGCCCTGCGCCATCGTGGGCAAAATCGCTTCTCGGTCGGCAAGCTCCGCTTGCGGATCGTCCGAGCCTTCGACATAGGCTCGCAAATAACCGGCAAATTCGATCGTTTTGCCCACCGCCGTGAACTCGGCTCCATCGCCGGCAATCGTCACCGTAATTCGCTTGCCGCGGCAGTCGGCCATCTGGCTGGCCACGGTGCGCTTCCAAATCAAGTCGTACAATCGGAATTCGTCGGTCCCCAGCGCGCCACGAAGCTTCTCGGGCAGATCGAACGGATGTCCCGCAGGACGAATCGCTTCGTGGGCTTCCTGGGCGTTCTTTACTTTCGTCGAATACACTCGTGGTGAATCGGGCAGATATTCTTTGCCGTACTGCGACGAAACCAAATCACGGGCCGCGTCGATCGCCACCTTCGCCAGATTCGTCGAATCGGTGCGCATGTAGGTAATATGCCCGTTCTCGTACAAACTTTGTGCCGCTTGCATCGTTCGTCGGGCCGTGAAGCCAAGCTTGCGGTTGGCTTCCTGTTGCAGTGTGCTGGTAGTGAACGGTGGATAGGGACGCGAAGAATATGGCTTCACTTCCAGCGACATCACGCGAAATTCGACCTTGCGCAACCGCTCGACCAACTGGTTTGCGGCGGCTTCATCGAGCAGCAACAGCGAGTTGTCTTTCAGCTTGCCGGTCGCCGAATCGAAATCTTTACCGGCGGGAATTTTCCGACCATCGACGGCAATCATCGTCGCTTCGAATTGCTGCCGTCCGCTGTTGGCAAACGTCGCCAGCAAATCCCAATAAGTCGCCGAGTGAAAGGCCATCCGCTGCCGCTCACGTTCGACAATTAGTCGCACGGCGACGCTTTGTACTCGTCCGGCCGAAAGCTTGGGGCGAACCTTGCGCCACAGCAACGGTGACACTTCATAACCGTACAGCCGATCAACGATGCGGCGCGTTTCTTGTGCGCGCACCAAGGCACTGTCAATGTCGCGCGGATTTTCGAGGGCCTCGGTGATCGCTTCTTTGGTGATCTCGTGAAATACCAGACGGCGGACGGGAACCTTGGGTTGAAGCACCTCGTTCAAATGCCAACTAATCGCTTCTCCTTCGCGATCCTCGTCGGTCGCCAGATACAGCTCTTTTGCCTCTTTTACCAATCCTCGCAGCTTCTTGACTTGGGCCGTCTTGCCCGGCGGAATGATATACAACGGATCAAAGTCGCCTTCCACGTTGACACCCAGTCGCGACCACGGCTGGCTGCGAAATTCGGCGGGAATCTCCTTGGCCCCTTGCGGTAAATCTCGAATGTGGCCGATACTGGCCTCGACAGTAAAATTGCCGCCGAGATACTTGCCGATCGTCCGCGCTTTGGCTGGCGATTCGACGATCACAAGGCTTTTTCCGCTTTTCTTGGTAGTGGTTTTCTTCGCCATGAAAAATTGCTGGTAACTCTGGTAATGTGGCGCGTTTGGGTTGAATGCCGAATGCACCCAACCTGACTAGATCGGCAATCAAGCTGACCCGTAGATTCTCAGTGGACTCGTTGGGAACTTATACAATATGCCTGATGTGACAGCCGATTGTATGCCGCCTTTCGTATTTTGGCTTACTGCAAATTGCGGGGCGCGATCGTGTCGATGGTATCGGTTTTTCAGGTCGTACATCGCCGTTTGCCTTGACTGGCATTGCATTTACGTCGCGTGGCGCTACAATCGGCCTGTCCAATGTTGGTCGCACAAATTTTTCGGTTTGACAGGATCGCAACGAAACAGGTTTCCTGCCAAGAATTTCAGTGCTTGCGTCAATCGGCCGGCGACAACAGCCGCTCCATAGCCCCATTCGCATACAACCTGAGGGTAGTCTCTGTCAAGTCGGATTTGTTTGAGGCAGCATTTATCTCCTTTTAAGTTCAAGACTTCCGGCATCAAGCCGCCGGATCGAAATCCCGCGGAAACGTAAAAATATATGGCTAGTCCATTCAAGGCATTTCGTAAGAATCAAAAGTTGATGATGGCCCTCATCACGATTTTGGCGATGTTTGGGTTCGTGTTTGTCGGCCCATGGACGAAATTCGGCGGCGAAAGCAACGGGCCGAAGAATCCGGACGCTTTCAAATGGAAATATGGAACCGTCACCAAGCGGGAACTTCAATCCGCGCAAATGTCCCGCTTTTCGGCAAATCAATTCCTGATTGAAGCCGCCATCAAGTCGGGAATGCCAGCACAGGAAGCTGGCAACAGAATCGCCAGCCTTTTTCCAGCGCGAAGGCAGGGAGACATCGAATACGCGATGCTGCTGGCCAAACGAGCAGAGCAGGTGGGCTTGACGGTGAGCGACGATGCGATCAATGCATTTTTGCGCAATTGGACGCGCGGCAAGCTATCCGATCCTGAAATTGCGCAAATCGTTCATAGCATTCCCTACGGGAATGGTCGGCTCGACCAGACGGTTCTGTTCGATACGTTGCGATGGGGGCTGGAAGCGGTATACGCAGGCCAGGCATTCATGGGACCGTTGAATCGGCAAACGATGTACGGCCCCATTTTCGCGGGAGATACTCCGGCAGAGCGCTGGCGATATTATTGTCAAGTGAACCGCAAAGCGACGGCCGAAATCTATCCGGTCGTCGTCGCCGATTTTTTGTCGGAAATTCCGGATCCGACTGAGTCCGTTCTGCAGCAGTTCTACGAACAGCATAAGGATAAAGAACCAGACCCGCGCACCGGAGAACCTGCTTTCAAATTGCCATATCGAGCCAAGTTTCAATACTTTAAGGCCAATTTCGATCAGTTGGTCGCGGAAGAAAAGCCCAAAATAGCCGAGCAGGAAATTAAAGACTACTACGAGACCAACAAAGACCGCGACTTCCGCAAGAAACAATTGCCAGATTTACCACCGCTAGGAGAGCAGCCGGACAAGAATGCGACCTCGGCTACTCCATCGGCAAGCGACTCAAACGCCCCTGCCGCCGGTGAAGTGGGCCGCCCGGAGCAGCATGCCGGCGAAGAGCAAAAATCCGCGCCTGCAGCGGAAAAAAATCCAGAGCCGGCGGCTCCCGACGCAAAACAGCCGGATGCGAAGAAAGCGGATTCTTCTCCAGCGGAAACGAAATCCTCAAGCGATTCGGAACAGAATAGCAAAGCACCGGCGGACACTAAATCCAGTTCGCTCCGGCAAAGTTTCACGCTCGATGGCGAACAGCTTGTCCTAGCCGATGAACTTCTATTGGCTCAAGAGACCAAAGCGTCGGAAACGATAGCGCCCAACGACAAGTCTTCAGAAGGCACAGCCGAAGAAACCAACTCATCCGACTCGAAACCCGCGGAGGCCAAACCCGCAGACGCCAATTCACACGATCCAAAGGCAGCCGAAAGTAAGACTCCCGACACTCAATCTCCAGATACAAAAATTCCTGACACCGCGGCAATTCCACCCGTCGAATACGAACCGCTCGAAAAAGTCGCCGACGACATCCGCAAGCGAATTGCCGAGCAGAAAGTGGATGAGCGCATCCAGAAAGCATTCGCGGCGCTCGCCGAGCAGATGAACAAATATCGCTCCGATTCGGCGCGTGCTCGTGCTCTGGGCGGCGAAAAGCCTACAGCGCTCGATTTCGCGGCACTCGCCAAAGAATATCGCCTGGAAGCCAAGGAAACCGATTTGATCTCTTTTTGGCAAGCGCTCAACGGCACCGATCTTGGCAAATCGCACACTTTCGGCGCCTACAATGCGCCGTCGTTCGGCGAAGTGGCCTTTGGCACCCACCCAGTGCCGACCTTCGAGCCGAAGGAGACGATGGACATCGATCGCAATCTGTACTTATGGTGGAAAGTCGCCGACGAGCAGGCACGCGTCCCCCCCTTGGCGGACATTCGAGCGGAAGTGGTTAAGGCTTGGAAAATGATCGAAGCGCGCAAGCCAGCCAAGAAAAAGGCCGAGGAAATTGCCGAGCAAGTGCGCAAAGCCAATCAACCGCTGCGCGACGTACTGGCTGGACGAGAAGTCGCCACGGCGGGGCCGTTTAGCTGGCTCGATCGGAATTTAGGCCAAATTCCTGTCATTTCCAAAGTGAATGGCGTCGAGGATCCAGGATCGGAATTCATGCGAATGGTCTTTTCGCTCGATCCGCAAGGAGCGGGAGTTGCACCGAATGAAACGCAGAGCACCTATTACGTTGTCCAAGTCGAAAAGCTTGAACCGTCCATGGACGAATTGGAAACCGGCTTCATGACCGCCATGTCCAGCCCGATGATCTTGCAGACTTATGCCTTCGTCGGCGCGAGAGACCACCGCGCCGATGCGCTTGGCTGGTATGAGGACTTGCAAAAGCATTTTGAATACCAATCCATTCAGGGCGAGGAGCCGCAAGAGGCAAACTCCGAGGAGTAATTGCCGCGGCGGGCCGCTCCGACACTCTCGGTCTTGAAACGCCGGTCAACATCGGTTGACCTATACCTATGCCGCGTTCCTCTTGAAGCGGCTGGCTGCCCCAGTTTCTTAACAAGCTCTCCCCAGGTTCGAATTGACAGGATAACGATGCCGCGCCGCCCTGCCGCTCTGTCTGTGGGCCGGCCACATGCAAGTAGCATGGGGTCGGTCAATGCGATTCACCGCAAGCGCAATCGCTCGCGGGGAAGTGCCACGCCGAGCTTCCTGGCTTTCTCGTAGAACGTCGTGCGGCTGATTCCCAGCGCATTGGCCGCCCGCGAAATATTGCCGAAGTGATCGACGAGCGCCTGTTCAAGCACGAGGCGCGTCGTACGATCGCGTGCGTCTCGCAAGCCAACCGCGCTCGCGGCAGGCGGATCGACGCAAGCCGTTGCGGCAGGCTGCGGTTTTTCAGTCGCCGATGGTGAGAAATGGCTCGAATGGGCAAGTACATCGACGTCGAAGGTGTCGCCGTCGGTCAGTGCGACAGCCCGTTGGCAAAGGTTTTCCAGCTCGCGAACATTTCCCGGCCAATCGTGCGCATTCAGCCTTCGCCAAACCTCGGGAGCGACTTTCAGCGGCTCGCGTCCTTCGCGCTGGCAATACCGATCGATGAAATGTCGTGCGAGCATCGAAAGATCTTCAAGCCGGTCGCGCAACGGCGGAAGAACGATCGGCACGACATTCAGCCGGTAGAACAAATCCTCGCGAAATTTTCGCAGCCGAACGAGTTCGCCAAGGTCCGCATTGGTCGCTGCGACAAATCGCACATCCAGCGTTCGCACTAGTCGCTCGCCAACCGGCAAGATTTCGCCATGCTGCAGCACACGCAACAACTTTCCTTGCATGGCCAAATCGAAGTCTTGGATTTCGTCGAGAAAGCATGTGCCGCCGTCGGCCTGCACCAGCAAGCCTTCGCGGTCGGCGTCGGCTCCCGTGAACGAACCTTTGCGGTGGCCGAATAGTTCGCTTTCCATCAGTGTCGGTGGTATGGCGTTGCAGTTGATGCTGACAAACCGGCCATTGCGGCGGGCGCTTTGCTCGTGCAGTAATTGCGCGACAAGCTCTTTGCCGGTGCCGGTTTCGCCGATCACGAGCACTGGTGCGGCAGTGCGCGCCGCGCGCCCAATCAACTGCCTCAATTGCCGCATGGGGTCTGAAGCGCCCACCAACCGAGACGCTCCCGTGACCGCGTTCAACTGAGCCTGCAACTGACGTCGTTCGGCCAGCATCCGCTGCTCGCGCTCCAGGAGAATGTAGCTCCGTTCCACTTCCGTAAAATCGAGAGGACTGAGCAAATAATCGAACGCTCCGCACTTCATGGCTTCGACCGCCATGCGGGTCTTGTTGTCAGAAGTGATGATCGTGACGAGGCAATCGGAATTGGTTCGCTTGAGCGTCCGAATCAGTTCGAGCCCGTGAGGGTGCAGGCCAATGAACGCCGCATCGAACGGCTCCGCCGCCGCAACCACGAACGGATCGGCCTCGGCTGGCAGAATCGTGTTCACATGTTGTCGGGCGGCCAGAAAGAGGTGAAGTTCTCTTTCTTCGTCGTTGTAATGTAAGACGCGCATGGTGAAATCGGGTTGGCAAGAAATCTAAACAACACCTGTCAGTATATTCGAACAGATGTTCGTTTTCCACGGCTTACTTTACTCGTTTGAATCCGCGCGTACTCCGATACCTAAATCCTTTCGCTGCAATTACTAATTGACGTCTTGCTGGCCGAAATCTACTGCTGGAAGAACTCAGGAACGGTGTTTGCTATCAACCTGGCTGCGCACAAACCCGCCATCGACGGAATTCCATCGAACCCGCAATGCCCCTGAAGCTGCTGCAGTTCGGCCTCAGCCGAAAATACTCCGAGCCGCGGATGTTTCGTACTCCGCCGCGGCTCAAAGACAAATACGAAGCGGTCATTATCGGCGCTGGCGGACACGGCCTGGGCGTGGCGTACTATCTGGCCCGCGACTATGGCCTGACCGATATTGCGGTCGTCGACAAAGGCTACATTGGCGGCGGCAATACGGGGCGCAATACGGCTATCGTCCGATCGAACTATCTGACGGAAGAAGGCGTGAAGTTCTATGCCGAAAGCGTCCGGCTGTTTTCGGATTTGTCGCACGATCTGGATATCAATCTATTTTATTCCGAGCGCGGACACTTCACGCTCGCCCATACCGACGCTTCGCTGCGAACGATGCGCTGGCGGGCCGAAGTCAACAAGCACCTCGGCGTGAATAGCTACGTCATCCTGCCGGAAGAAATCAAAAAAATCTGCCCGTACATCGACATTTCGTGCGGCGGCCATCTGCCGATCGTCGGTGCGCTGTATCATCCGCCCGGCGCGATCGTGCGACACGATGCCGTCGCTTGGGGCTACGGCAAGCAAGCCGACCGCCGCGGCGTGGAAATCCATCAGAATACGTGCGTCACTGGCATCGATGTCAAGGACAATCAAGTCGTCGGAGTGCAGACCGATCGCGGTTATATCAAGACGAATCGAGTGCTGTCGGCGGTCGCGGGCTATACGCCTCGCATCACCAAGCTGGTCGGCTTGCGAACGCCAATAACCGTTCAGCCTCTGCAAGCCTGCGTGACTGAACCGCTCAAGCCGTGGCTGAACAGCATCGTCGTTTCGGCGAGCTTGCACTTATATGTA from Pirellulales bacterium encodes:
- the topA gene encoding type I DNA topoisomerase, translating into MAKKTTTKKSGKSLVIVESPAKARTIGKYLGGNFTVEASIGHIRDLPQGAKEIPAEFRSQPWSRLGVNVEGDFDPLYIIPPGKTAQVKKLRGLVKEAKELYLATDEDREGEAISWHLNEVLQPKVPVRRLVFHEITKEAITEALENPRDIDSALVRAQETRRIVDRLYGYEVSPLLWRKVRPKLSAGRVQSVAVRLIVERERQRMAFHSATYWDLLATFANSGRQQFEATMIAVDGRKIPAGKDFDSATGKLKDNSLLLLDEAAANQLVERLRKVEFRVMSLEVKPYSSRPYPPFTTSTLQQEANRKLGFTARRTMQAAQSLYENGHITYMRTDSTNLAKVAIDAARDLVSSQYGKEYLPDSPRVYSTKVKNAQEAHEAIRPAGHPFDLPEKLRGALGTDEFRLYDLIWKRTVASQMADCRGKRITVTIAGDGAEFTAVGKTIEFAGYLRAYVEGSDDPQAELADREAILPTMAQGEKVSLAGPGLQPKSHTTQPPARFSEAALTKALEELGIGRPSTYASIIDTIQARDYVFKKSNALVPTWTAFAVTQLLEKHLEELVDYGFTAQMEDDLDAISRGERAHLDYLKRFYFGNGQPGLKQHLETKTGEIDARDVSRIKIAEPVGEAPIFVRVGRYGPFIEQGEQRASIPDGMAPEEVTLEKCRELFAQATQGEEPLGICLDTGKPVYLKVGRFGPYVQRGSPDDEEKPQNASLLKGMNPEQVDLATALKLLSLPRELGNHPEMLQPVVVFNGRFGPYIKCGDETRSLPAGVSPLEVTMHEAIELLKQPKAARRGFGAKREPLKVFAESPVTKNQVQLLDGRYGMYVTDGTTNATVPKNTPPEEVTFEMAVKLLADRAAAGPSKKPARRGARKKATAKS
- a CDS encoding sigma-54-dependent Fis family transcriptional regulator, whose amino-acid sequence is MRVLHYNDEERELHLFLAARQHVNTILPAEADPFVVAAAEPFDAAFIGLHPHGLELIRTLKRTNSDCLVTIITSDNKTRMAVEAMKCGAFDYLLSPLDFTEVERSYILLEREQRMLAERRQLQAQLNAVTGASRLVGASDPMRQLRQLIGRAARTAAPVLVIGETGTGKELVAQLLHEQSARRNGRFVSINCNAIPPTLMESELFGHRKGSFTGADADREGLLVQADGGTCFLDEIQDFDLAMQGKLLRVLQHGEILPVGERLVRTLDVRFVAATNADLGELVRLRKFREDLFYRLNVVPIVLPPLRDRLEDLSMLARHFIDRYCQREGREPLKVAPEVWRRLNAHDWPGNVRELENLCQRAVALTDGDTFDVDVLAHSSHFSPSATEKPQPAATACVDPPAASAVGLRDARDRTTRLVLEQALVDHFGNISRAANALGISRTTFYEKARKLGVALPRERLRLR
- a CDS encoding Gfo/Idh/MocA family oxidoreductase produces the protein MSNDSVNRRRFLGNVGACSLGLAAASGLHQVAGAAEPDPKIFGEQGVTSSKRPQGAWKPVSDRKIRVGIVGSGVCQFGSAFGFQDHPNVEIVAVSDLFPDRCASLSKACHCEKKYESLEELVKDPLIEAVFVATDAPSHARHCIDVLKHGKHVATAVPAAYGSLEDADRLFDAVKSSGLKYMMFETSAYHPACYAMRQIYQAGGFGKILYSEGEYFHYFREPIPSYRNWRIGIPPQWYPTHSAAYYVCVTGGSFTEVSCFATPSILREFRPENNQYKNSFATEIALLRTSEGGMSRMAVSWDSNEPGCETGRVRGERGSMWNGNYVGELKELPNLERPPIPPKVPLGHHEGSHGNLMHEFVTAILEDRQPLVGIGEALSMSVAGIVAHQSALKNGELLKIPQYQLPKT
- a CDS encoding FAD-dependent oxidoreductase produces the protein MPLKLLQFGLSRKYSEPRMFRTPPRLKDKYEAVIIGAGGHGLGVAYYLARDYGLTDIAVVDKGYIGGGNTGRNTAIVRSNYLTEEGVKFYAESVRLFSDLSHDLDINLFYSERGHFTLAHTDASLRTMRWRAEVNKHLGVNSYVILPEEIKKICPYIDISCGGHLPIVGALYHPPGAIVRHDAVAWGYGKQADRRGVEIHQNTCVTGIDVKDNQVVGVQTDRGYIKTNRVLSAVAGYTPRITKLVGLRTPITVQPLQACVTEPLKPWLNSIVVSASLHLYVSQSSRGELVMGASLDPYELHSERSTLDFIEGLADHLLQLFPFLSNIKVNRQWSGMSDMTPDFSPIMGTTPIRGFYIDSGWGTWGFKATPVCGTTMAYTMATNENHELIKPFNLSRFENFAQVGEKGAASVGH
- a CDS encoding beta-ketoacyl-[acyl-carrier-protein] synthase family protein, whose product is MKHRRVVITGVGCVTPLGSSVREVWGRLTDGRSGVGRLTLFDASRFPVQIAAEVKDWSIAEVGEDPARWQHHPRQTLFAVASGIRAVHDAGLNDGGTAKFDPLRFGVYLGCGETYQDWNQFAQMMAGSIEGEEFRPEKFTEQAVRLWQPQDEAELELNMPAAHLAARFNAQGPNANCIAACASSTTAIGESAAMIRCGEVDIMLAGGAHSMIHPFGISGFHRLSALSQRNNDPAHAVRPFDRDRDGFVVGEGAAMVVLESLEHAQRRGAEILAELTGYGSAQDAYRVTDAHPEGRGAASCMALALKDAALNPEQISYVNAHGTGTVLNDKIETLAIKRVFGDDAYHVPVSSTKSMLGHFTTAGGAIELVVGVMAIRTGVLPPTINYETADPECDLDYIPNVARERSCRHVLSNSFGFGGQNAALVVSRFDEHRRGMVAKRAA